The genomic interval TCGCTTGAATATTACGATCACGCGCCTGTTTCGCCGAACCACCAGCCGAGTCCCCTTCCACCAAAAACAGCTCACCAGTCAGTGGATCCTGATTGATACAATCGGCGAGCTTGCCCGGCAACGCCGGCCCACCAGAAACGCGTTTACGTGCAACTTTTTTTGCCGCACGTTGCCGTTTTTGTGCGTGACTGATCGCGAGCTCGGCAATCGCCTCACCAATTTCACTGTGTTGGTTAAGGAATAAGGCAAATTGGTCTTTTATCAGCGCACTCACCCAGTTCGCGCATTGTCTTGAGGTCAAGCGCTCTTTGGTTTGGCTGGCAAACTGTGGTTCAGGAATTTTTACCGACAGGACATATTGGCAGCTCGCCCACACATCTTCCGGAGTGAGTTTGATTCCGCGCGGCAGTAACTGACGAAACTCACAAAATTCACGCAGTGCATCGACAAGTCCTGAGCGAAGACCATTGACATGTGTGCCGCCACCGGTAGTTGGAATCAAGTTGGCGTAACTTTCTTCGATATTGAGCTCTGCCGGCTCACTCAACCAGCAAAGCGCCACTTCAAGCGCGCCTTCATCATCGCTGTGTTGTAAACCAAACGGTAATTCTGGCAAGACTGCAGCGCCATCGAGCTCACCATTTAAGTACTCGACCAGATCGCCATTAAAGCACCAAGTATGGGTTTCTTCGTTATGCTCATTGTGCAAGGTTATGGTCAACCCACGGCAGAGTACCGCTTTGGCTTTGAGTGCGTGTACCAGCCTTGGCACAGAAAAATTGGTGCTATCAAAATAGCGTGCTTCCGGCCAAAAGCGTAAATACGTTCCGTGGCGGCGTTTGCCGATGCGCTCGATTTCCTGCAAGGGCTCTACCACATCCCCATGCTCACAGACCAAACCATAACGCGCCCCATCGCGCTCAATCTCGACTTCTAATCGATCAGATAAGGCGTTGACCACCGACACACCGACGCCGTGTAAACCACCACTAAAGGCATAATTTTTACGCGAGAATTTACCACCCGCGTGCAGGCGAGTGAGAATCAATTCCACCCCGCTAACCTGTTCCTCAGGATGAATGTCGACCGGCATACCACGCCCATCATCACGCACGCTTAATGAGTTATCACGGTGTAGGATTACCTCAAT from Suttonella sp. R2A3 carries:
- the parE gene encoding DNA topoisomerase IV subunit B, which produces MSQPYRAADLSLLKGLDPVKMRPGMYTDTTRPNHLALEVIDNSVDEALAGHATKIEVILHRDNSLSVRDDGRGMPVDIHPEEQVSGVELILTRLHAGGKFSRKNYAFSGGLHGVGVSVVNALSDRLEVEIERDGARYGLVCEHGDVVEPLQEIERIGKRRHGTYLRFWPEARYFDSTNFSVPRLVHALKAKAVLCRGLTITLHNEHNEETHTWCFNGDLVEYLNGELDGAAVLPELPFGLQHSDDEGALEVALCWLSEPAELNIEESYANLIPTTGGGTHVNGLRSGLVDALREFCEFRQLLPRGIKLTPEDVWASCQYVLSVKIPEPQFASQTKERLTSRQCANWVSALIKDQFALFLNQHSEIGEAIAELAISHAQKRQRAAKKVARKRVSGGPALPGKLADCINQDPLTGELFLVEGDSAGGSAKQARDRNIQAIMPLRGKILNTWEVEADQLMASQEVHDIAVAIGMDPGSEDLSGLRYHKICILADADSDGLHIATLICALMVQHFPALVKAGHLYVAMPPLYRLDAGKRVEYALDASERDALENQIRRDGFRGKIEVTRFKGLGEMNPPQLRETTMNPDTRRLVQLQLDEEDTHATLDMLLAKKRSADRRDWLERKGDIADDMTVVREEGSES